TCATCAAAATAGAGTTCATCGGTTTGGAGCATGGCTTCCATTATTTGCGGAATTTTCCAATTCCCGTTTTCCCCAAAGTAGTCATTTAAAATTTCCTTTGGTTGTTGGCGATCCCGGTAATTCCAAGTTAACTTTGGCGCACGAAACAGAAGTATTGCGGTCGCAGCATCTTTAAACTGGTAGATGACGGCCTGTTTGCCAAGTTCGCGGTAGACAATACCAGTAGACTTGGGCCTTCCTGTCTGAATTTGATCAACATTCGCAAATGCGAAATAGACGCCCAGAAACTTCTTAAAATCCTCTTCCGGTCCGAAAACAAGCTTTCTCACGATCGAATGGGTTCCATCTGCGCCAAAGACAAAATCGTAAGACTGCGGACTTCCTTTTTCAAACGCTACATCTACCCGGTCATCGTGTTGAACCACTGCGGATATACTGTCGCCAAAAACAATGTTCACATCCTTTTTGGGAATAATTTCATACATGATCTTCACCAGATCGCCGCGATGAATCTCAATATCGCCTAAATATTCAGACAAGGTATTTATGGAGAAAGTCGCCAACGTTTGGTCGTTTGCATCCACAACTTCATCCGTATGCACAAATTCATTTTGTTTGATCTGATCAAAAATAGCCATCTCACGCGCAATGTCCAACGCCTCACCACGCACATCAATAGGTGAGCCACCTGTCCGGAGATCTTTCCCCAATTCCACCATAGTTACGGAGTAACCAAATTTATTCAACCAGTAGGCTAATGTTAAACCTGCAAAACTGGCACCTGAAATCAATACTCTTTTTTTCATCTTACACTATATTCAATGGGTTAACTTTATTAATAACGCAAATTTAGTTGTAGCTTTACAAGTAAAATATTCGAAAAAAAACTATTAATGTTCGAAAAAAATAACTCATATGGACACTCCTGTCGAAAATGACGCTACCCGGTTTGCCAATAAGCTGGGTGTAATTTTTAAAAATGTCTTGCAGCATTTCGATGTGGTCTCTTTCAAAGGCGTTACCTTTCTGCCCGATATGGCTATGCATATTGGATCATTCGATGTAAAAAATGATTTTACCCGTATGACAAGCCAGTCTGACATCAGCGACGGCATAGGATTTATTTTTTACAATATAGTTGAATACGATATCGAGCGCAAAGATGCGAAGACAAGAGCGCGAAACACGGCCGGGCCGCCCTTTGTGCGTATATTTCCATACAACATAGGCCAGACATTACATTTTAAAAAAGGTACACGCCTGTCTTATGTTTCCATCAGTGTGAGCGCGGCTTACCTGAAAACATTTTTACAGGAAGAAGAGTCAACATTTAAATTCGTGTTTGACAGTGCAAACAATTTTTGGATCGAAGAACTGATGACCGATGATATCTTGCAGACGATCAATGAACTGGTAAAAAAAACCGAACCGTCTAGCATGAAAAGCTTCTACTACAAGATGAAAGCGATGGAACTGCTCTTTTACCTGTTCGAAAGCTTAAAAAAGCGTGGCAGGGTGCCTGAGCAGAAAATCAGTAAGTTTGATATTGATGCGGTTTATAAAGTTAGGGACAAAATTGTTTCGTCTTTAAGCGAGTCAAGCAGCATTGCCGAATTAAAACAGATAGCAGGTATGAACGAACTAAAGCTTCGAAAAATCTTTAAACAGATATTTGGTATGGGCATCTACGATTACTATCAGCTCATGCGCATGAGAGAAGCCGCGCGGCTTATACGCGACGAAAAACTGACCGTTACCGAAGCCGGCTATCAAATGGGCTTCGAAAACCTCGGTCATTTCAGTAAAATATTTGAAAAGCATATAGGCAAAAAACCCAAAAAATATATGCAGAGTTTAGTGAATCGTCCCTAGATCCATTCTCGCGTCAACAGCAAAAAGTAACCTAAGAATAGGGGCAACGAAAGTAAACCTTAGATCTTTGTGTTTACCACATTCAGTTGACAATAGTCATTTTCCGTCATTTTCCATTTGAGCCCCCAGTGGTGCAGATCAAGGATAATCTTCAACAGCTCCTTCCCTTTTTCTGTTGGGCTATAGCGAATCTGCGGAGGTATGGTATTTTCAATATTTTCGGTAACGACAAGCGATTCCTCTTTCAACTCCTTTAAACGTTTGCTCAGTACCTGATCGGAAAGCGTAGGAAACATTTTTTTTAAGGTGCTAAATTGAGATACATCTTCTGCAATACAATATAAGATCTGCATTTTCCAACGCAATGCTATTTGCAGCAATACTTCGTTCACATCGCATGCCTGTGCTAAAGTCTCTAGATTCTCCGTGTTAGTCGATTGTTCTTTTCGAGGTGTTGCCATTTTCAATAAAAATTTCTAGCCACTCACTTCAGGATGAGTTATTGTGGGGAAAAAAGCTTGATTTTACCTTTGTAAGGTATTACAAAAACAATATAAAATTATAAAAAAATGAAACAACTGAGAATTTTATTTCTGCTTATCCTGCTATGCTACGGTATGTTAAGTGGATACGCTCAACATCAAGATCATCGGCCTACCTATGTGCTGGTTCACGGGGCCTGGCATGGAGGCTGGTGCTGGCAGGACGTCGCACAGAAACTTACTGATGCACACTACAAAGTCTATTCACCAACACTAACGGGACTTGGCGAACGCAAACATCTGATCGATCCATCGGTCGATATCGACACTCATATTCAAGACATTGTCAACTTGATCGAGATGGAAGATCTAAATGATGTGTATCTTGTAGGGCACAGCTACGCCGGTGCCGTGATTGCCGGAGTTGCCGATCGCATTCCGTCACGATTGCACAAATTGATCTTTCTGGACGCTATGATCATTGAAGATGGGCAGAGCGCCATTTCTTTGCAACCGAAGGCTGTGCAAGAAGTTCAACTTAAAAACATTCAGCGAAAAGAAAATTTCGTTCCTTTTGATGTTACTTTGTTTG
The genomic region above belongs to Sphingobacterium zeae and contains:
- a CDS encoding FAD-dependent monooxygenase, whose amino-acid sequence is MKKRVLISGASFAGLTLAYWLNKFGYSVTMVELGKDLRTGGSPIDVRGEALDIAREMAIFDQIKQNEFVHTDEVVDANDQTLATFSINTLSEYLGDIEIHRGDLVKIMYEIIPKKDVNIVFGDSISAVVQHDDRVDVAFEKGSPQSYDFVFGADGTHSIVRKLVFGPEEDFKKFLGVYFAFANVDQIQTGRPKSTGIVYRELGKQAVIYQFKDAATAILLFRAPKLTWNYRDRQQPKEILNDYFGENGNWKIPQIMEAMLQTDELYFDEACQIKMPSWTKGRVALIGDAAYAPSFFTGMGTSLAMQGATLLAKELQGNSDYQTAFANYNARFRPFVENIQARVEHSLKIQLPETEAELAASITALSNS
- a CDS encoding helix-turn-helix domain-containing protein — protein: MDTPVENDATRFANKLGVIFKNVLQHFDVVSFKGVTFLPDMAMHIGSFDVKNDFTRMTSQSDISDGIGFIFYNIVEYDIERKDAKTRARNTAGPPFVRIFPYNIGQTLHFKKGTRLSYVSISVSAAYLKTFLQEEESTFKFVFDSANNFWIEELMTDDILQTINELVKKTEPSSMKSFYYKMKAMELLFYLFESLKKRGRVPEQKISKFDIDAVYKVRDKIVSSLSESSSIAELKQIAGMNELKLRKIFKQIFGMGIYDYYQLMRMREAARLIRDEKLTVTEAGYQMGFENLGHFSKIFEKHIGKKPKKYMQSLVNRP
- a CDS encoding winged helix-turn-helix transcriptional regulator, whose amino-acid sequence is MATPRKEQSTNTENLETLAQACDVNEVLLQIALRWKMQILYCIAEDVSQFSTLKKMFPTLSDQVLSKRLKELKEESLVVTENIENTIPPQIRYSPTEKGKELLKIILDLHHWGLKWKMTENDYCQLNVVNTKI
- a CDS encoding alpha/beta hydrolase; translated protein: MKQLRILFLLILLCYGMLSGYAQHQDHRPTYVLVHGAWHGGWCWQDVAQKLTDAHYKVYSPTLTGLGERKHLIDPSVDIDTHIQDIVNLIEMEDLNDVYLVGHSYAGAVIAGVADRIPSRLHKLIFLDAMIIEDGQSAISLQPKAVQEVQLKNIQRKENFVPFDVTLFGVTVPSMISWVKERLSPQPFGTFAQRLRLKNPYGNGLPLVYIACTDPQLPIMKEMSEKVQSDHKLNWHYREIATGHDAMLTAPKKLADMLVTLVD